A region of the Ptychodera flava strain L36383 chromosome 22, AS_Pfla_20210202, whole genome shotgun sequence genome:
cCATGAAACAGATGTTTTGAACGCGAGATGGTCGCTTCACTTGGTGTAAAAATAGTCACGGACGATTTTGTACTATTTTCATCCGGTCGTTTTTAAGGGATCGGGTACACATTTCTGACTTGCTATGACAATGATGATAACTGTTGCTTGTCTAGATTTATAATTCCAATGTTTGTCATATATTTTAACCAAGGAAAAGATACGGAATAAATGCTAGGGCCACAGAGGTTCATCCATTAATTGTGAGAATGTCACAAAATGTAATGCTTGCAGCGTAATTGGTGTAGCTTATATATAAATTTGATGTGGAAGTTTGACCATTGCCCGCAACTTAGGACAAACAAATCGGCTCTGCCCGCAGTGGATCAGACAATTGAATGTATTATGACAGCGACCGTCGATACTCGTTCGAGATTAATCGTGCtttttttactttcttttattttcagtgTGCGCAGCAACAGCGAGTGATTGTAAGTATATCAAGAGATAAAATGATTCCAGAAATAAAAGTTAGTTACGGTCGAAGATTCAATTTATCGAAATTTGCACCAAATGTATTCTCGTCGTACACTAATGTTTATATCTTCaccttttacaaaatttaataGAAGACACTAAGAGATTGTACCGCCCTTCATTGAATTCTGTCGAATAGCCTGAGCACgatttcttattctactccccaaaacatATTGAGATACTCATTATTTAGCACGTCAACTAAGCCTGCACATGTGTAGagtacattgttattgttgacagttgAATTCTGGTCCGTACTAGATTTAAAtatgaacaataacagtgcattttacattatGCTGTGTTGACAACCTAAATAGTTCAAGTGTTAAGACAATGCCcaagggaatagaacaagaactgaATTGATATAGAAAACGAAAAAGGTAGTcggtgaaaaaaatcaccaaagttTACAGTCTACTTTCTGGCCCTCTAAGACTTCACTATATGTATATCACTTTCCAACGCCTTTATCAAGGCTCAACCTTTTTGGAAATCAGTCAAAATCGACCCGACTGTTTCTGAAGACAgaatttatttctttcatttgttttaatCAACAGGTGACACAAGGTACGCCTCGTGTATTGTAATGCCAAACAAAAATTACGAAGGTCCACAGGTTACtggagaaattaaattttcccaGAAGGTGAGTGCCAATTAAATCTGTCTCCAACATTAGAAATCCATATGACTTAAAATACCCTTTGTAAGCTTGTAAAATTAATCAATAAATTAATGGGTTTTTTTGCATTCATTTTTAACAGAGAACTTCTTCACCAAAGTGCTGAGAATTGTTATATCATGTCTTTTTCGACATCTTTTGGATGCACTTTCATTCAGGGATGAATGCCCGTAAAAGTCTAAAACATGCTTCTGAACCGTAGCTTTATTGCTCTAGCTGCCGGATAAACATAGAAATCCGTTTCATACGTTTGTTTCTGTTATAATTAGTTCGGGTACCAAAGAATTGAAGAGGTCGTGGTTGAAGTTGAAATGAGCGGGTTTGACCCCTCTACGAAGCTTCACGGATTCCACATTCATCAATACGGAGACCTTAGCAATGGTTGCCAATCAACAGGTGGTCATTACAACCCATTTAACAAGAATCATGGCGCCCCCACCGACGTAGAGAGGTAAACCCCCAAACTCAACTTATTAGTGATGGAAGTTCATTATTAAACTAAAATCTATATAAATAAATTCAGTGAAAGAGAACTAAATAACAGCAATGATATTTTATCTATAAAGATTTGGTTTGATTGTTTGTATACATGTCTCTCCTACATCTTTGTACATCTCTGTCTCCCCGTCCACCAAATCGATCGTCGCGTCTTGGCTCATCCGTCAATCAATTCACCAATTGATCACCCGCCCAGCAATTTATTGATCGTCTATCTATTCACCACCCACAAACTCACCCGTCCAATCTCCTCGCACTCTAGATCTGTCAATCCATGCATCATTTCATCCCCTCCCTCC
Encoded here:
- the LOC139123239 gene encoding superoxide dismutase [Cu-Zn]-like, giving the protein MATASLLSAVIVCLVCAATASDCDTRYASCIVMPNKNYEGPQVTGEIKFSQKFGYQRIEEVVVEVEMSGFDPSTKLHGFHIHQYGDLSNGCQSTGGHYNPFNKNHGAPTDVERHVGDLGNVAVDSAGKVSTVIKDSQITLGGKYSILGRAVVVHEGVDDLGRTGGTGSMTTGNAGPRMACCVIGISPAP